In Candidatus Nitronauta litoralis, one DNA window encodes the following:
- a CDS encoding DUF3486 family protein, whose amino-acid sequence MPNRAHSKVDKLPDEIRDQVQELLVKGATIAEVVDHLQDLAHKGEIKPSDVCSKSSVGRYSKGYLRSLERIKVATKQSEAICKAAGEKGMEMEQAAVYLVINELMRVIMPDEGELDPEIVAKAGTAIAKLQTSGATRERVKILINKERERLAQETAKAVDKTMKQKGLSPEVAKSIREQILGVPNAGG is encoded by the coding sequence GTGCCCAACCGAGCGCATTCAAAAGTCGACAAATTGCCGGATGAAATTCGCGACCAGGTTCAAGAGCTTCTGGTGAAAGGTGCCACCATCGCCGAGGTGGTCGACCACCTGCAAGACCTCGCGCACAAAGGCGAAATCAAGCCCAGTGACGTTTGTTCCAAGTCTTCTGTCGGTCGCTATTCAAAAGGGTATCTACGCTCCCTTGAACGGATCAAAGTGGCAACCAAACAATCAGAGGCAATCTGCAAAGCGGCGGGTGAAAAGGGAATGGAGATGGAGCAGGCCGCTGTCTATCTCGTTATTAACGAGCTTATGCGAGTGATCATGCCGGATGAAGGAGAACTGGATCCGGAGATTGTTGCCAAAGCTGGAACTGCCATTGCAAAGCTTCAGACCTCTGGGGCAACTCGTGAACGGGTCAAAATCCTGATCAATAAAGAACGTGAACGCCTTGCGCAGGAAACGGCAAAAGCTGTGGACAAAACCATGAAACAAAAAGGATTGAGTCCGGAAGTTGCTAAATCAATCCGGGAGCAAATTTTAGGAGTGCCAAATGCAGGTGGCTGA
- a CDS encoding DUF935 domain-containing protein: MISLFDQFNREIKPEKKPEQDIVSTATIYDNEPGFQSAGLTPLRLGNILREATLGEPLRAMELFEEFEEKDTHLLSVLSKRRGRISGLNYKVEPASQDKKDLEIAEFILEVIEGLPDFEDNIKDITDAIGKGYAGLELCWDLQGSRHVVKNMIRVEPRRFMWRKLSNPPRLLTDSDSVEGVELKPFKFLFHVHKTKSGHATRQGLLRVCSWMYLFKNFGVRDWVKFAEGYGMPMRIGKYPSGAKKDEKDQLIAALRYLASDAAAIIPEGAAIELIEATQKAGSDPYKPLADFANAEISKAVLGQTLTTEQGDKGSRSLGTVHENTEDDLQKDDCEQVSKSIRRDFIRPLVGFNFGWDVPLPWIHFEYESEEDLLAEAQRYKTHLESGVEIPANHYYEKFKIPKPEKGEEVLGGRSPVEQGRKEEPEEEAQEDAEESASKEQFYSATEQPETDDNLQGFLDRLLKEAGQESLIDPVQDLLLSSKSLEEFRDGLLDLYTEIPVDQMGAVIQKAFESSELLGRFESLPDDEKEDA; the protein is encoded by the coding sequence ATGATATCCCTGTTTGATCAATTCAATCGAGAAATTAAGCCGGAGAAAAAACCGGAACAAGATATCGTATCGACTGCCACCATCTACGATAACGAACCCGGATTTCAATCAGCAGGACTGACCCCATTAAGGCTGGGCAATATATTGCGCGAAGCAACTCTTGGTGAGCCGCTTCGTGCGATGGAGCTGTTTGAGGAATTTGAGGAAAAAGACACGCACCTGTTGAGTGTTCTTTCAAAAAGGCGTGGCAGAATCTCAGGGCTCAATTACAAAGTTGAACCCGCATCACAGGATAAAAAGGATCTTGAGATTGCAGAATTTATTCTCGAAGTCATTGAGGGTCTCCCTGATTTTGAGGACAACATAAAAGACATCACAGATGCCATTGGCAAAGGGTATGCCGGTCTCGAATTGTGCTGGGACCTTCAGGGGTCTCGGCATGTTGTTAAAAATATGATCCGGGTTGAGCCCAGGCGGTTCATGTGGCGCAAGCTATCGAATCCTCCACGTCTCCTTACTGATTCCGATTCTGTTGAAGGGGTCGAATTAAAGCCCTTCAAGTTTTTATTCCACGTTCACAAAACAAAATCAGGCCATGCGACCCGGCAGGGTTTACTGCGAGTTTGTAGCTGGATGTACCTGTTTAAAAATTTCGGTGTGCGCGATTGGGTGAAATTCGCCGAAGGCTATGGGATGCCCATGCGTATCGGCAAGTATCCATCAGGCGCAAAGAAAGATGAAAAGGATCAGTTGATTGCGGCTCTTAGGTATCTGGCTTCGGACGCTGCCGCGATCATCCCGGAAGGCGCGGCTATCGAACTCATAGAGGCAACACAAAAAGCTGGCAGCGATCCGTACAAGCCTCTTGCTGATTTTGCTAATGCAGAAATTTCAAAAGCAGTACTCGGTCAAACCCTCACCACCGAGCAGGGCGATAAAGGTTCCCGGTCGCTGGGCACCGTTCATGAAAACACTGAAGATGATTTGCAAAAAGACGACTGTGAACAGGTTTCAAAATCCATTCGCCGCGATTTTATCCGGCCCCTGGTCGGGTTCAATTTTGGCTGGGATGTCCCCCTGCCCTGGATTCATTTTGAGTATGAGAGTGAAGAGGACCTGCTGGCAGAAGCGCAGCGCTATAAGACGCATCTTGAAAGTGGTGTTGAAATTCCAGCAAATCATTATTACGAGAAATTTAAAATCCCGAAACCGGAAAAGGGTGAAGAGGTTTTGGGCGGTCGGTCACCAGTTGAGCAGGGCCGCAAGGAAGAACCGGAAGAAGAGGCTCAGGAGGATGCCGAAGAAAGCGCATCAAAGGAGCAATTCTATTCCGCAACAGAACAGCCTGAAACCGATGACAACCTTCAGGGTTTCCTCGACCGGCTTTTAAAAGAAGCAGGGCAGGAATCGCTCATTGACCCTGTGCAGGATTTGCTTTTGTCCTCCAAATCCCTGGAAGAGTTTCGCGATGGGCTTCTCGATTTGTATACAGAAATTCCTGTGGATCAAATGGGTGCGGTCATTCAGAAAGCTTTTGAGTCATCGGAATTGCTTGGGCGGTTTGAGTCGCTTCCGGATGATGAAAAGGAGGATGCCTGA